In Streptomyces sclerotialus, one genomic interval encodes:
- a CDS encoding energy-coupling factor ABC transporter ATP-binding protein — MNNSTPAPSLQVSGLAYAYPDGHQALFGVDLTVARGERVALLGPNGAGKTTLVLHLNGILEAGAGSVTVAGLPVAKGNLAEIRRRVGIVFQDPDDQLFMPTVREDVAFGPAAAGLRGAELEERVLEALDRVGMAAFADRPPHHLSFGQRRRVAVATVLAMRPEILVLDEPSSNLDPASRRELADVLRSLDVTVLMVTHDLPYALELCPRSVVLSGGVITADGRTQELLCDADLMAAHRLELPFGFDPRSVTAPV; from the coding sequence ATGAACAACAGCACCCCCGCCCCCTCCCTCCAGGTCTCCGGCCTCGCGTACGCCTACCCCGACGGCCACCAGGCCCTCTTCGGCGTCGACCTGACCGTCGCCCGCGGCGAGCGGGTGGCCCTGCTCGGCCCGAACGGCGCCGGCAAGACCACCCTCGTCCTCCACCTCAACGGCATCCTCGAAGCAGGCGCGGGCTCCGTCACCGTCGCCGGCCTCCCCGTCGCCAAGGGCAACCTCGCCGAGATCCGCCGCCGCGTCGGCATCGTCTTCCAGGACCCCGACGACCAGCTCTTCATGCCCACCGTCCGTGAGGACGTCGCGTTCGGCCCGGCCGCCGCGGGGCTTCGCGGCGCGGAGCTGGAAGAGCGTGTCCTCGAGGCGCTCGACCGCGTCGGCATGGCCGCCTTCGCCGACCGCCCGCCGCACCACCTCTCCTTCGGGCAGCGCCGCCGGGTCGCGGTCGCCACGGTCCTCGCGATGCGCCCCGAGATCCTCGTCCTGGACGAGCCCTCGTCCAACCTCGACCCGGCCTCCCGCCGCGAACTCGCCGACGTACTGCGCTCCCTGGACGTCACGGTCCTGATGGTCACCCACGACCTCCCGTACGCGCTGGAGCTGTGCCCCCGCTCGGTCGTCCTCTCCGGCGGCGTCATCACCGCGGACGGCCGCACCCAGGAGCTGCTCTGTGACGCCGACCTCATGGCTGCCCACCGCCTCGAACTGCCCTTCGGATTCGATCCGCGTTCGGTGACCGCCCCCGTGTGA
- the cbiQ gene encoding cobalt ECF transporter T component CbiQ, whose translation MGAGHAHKLYRHGHSPVHALPAHCKIAAVFGFVLTVVSTPREAVWAFAVYALLLAAVTAVARIPAGFLLKRLLIEVPFVAFALLMPFVAEGPRVHALGMSLSESGLWGAWNVLAKGTLGVAASVLLASTTELRALLLGLQRLRMPPMLVQIASFMIRYGDVITDEMRRMRIARVSRGFEARGVRHWGVLAKSAGALFIRSYERGERVHLAMVSRGYTGTMPVTDEATAGRAQWTSAAVLPTAALAVCLLGWTL comes from the coding sequence ATGGGTGCCGGCCACGCGCACAAGCTCTACCGGCACGGGCACTCACCCGTGCACGCGCTCCCCGCGCACTGCAAGATCGCGGCCGTCTTCGGCTTCGTCCTGACCGTCGTGTCCACGCCCCGTGAGGCGGTCTGGGCCTTCGCCGTGTACGCGCTGCTCCTCGCGGCCGTCACGGCGGTGGCCCGCATCCCCGCCGGCTTCCTCCTCAAGCGCCTCCTCATCGAGGTCCCGTTCGTGGCCTTCGCGCTCCTGATGCCCTTCGTCGCCGAGGGCCCGCGCGTGCACGCCCTCGGCATGTCGCTCAGCGAATCCGGCCTGTGGGGCGCCTGGAACGTCCTCGCCAAGGGCACCCTCGGCGTCGCGGCGTCGGTGCTCCTCGCCTCGACCACCGAACTGCGGGCACTCCTCCTCGGCCTCCAGCGCCTGAGGATGCCCCCGATGCTCGTCCAGATCGCGTCCTTCATGATCCGCTACGGCGACGTGATCACCGACGAGATGCGGCGGATGCGCATCGCCCGCGTCTCCCGCGGCTTCGAAGCGCGCGGCGTACGCCACTGGGGCGTCCTCGCCAAGTCCGCCGGCGCGCTCTTCATCCGCTCCTACGAACGCGGCGAACGCGTCCACCTCGCGATGGTCAGCCGCGGCTACACCGGCACGATGCCGGTCACCGACGAGGCCACCGCCGGCCGCGCCCAGTGGACCTCCGCCGCGGTACTCCCCACCGCCGCCCTCGCCGTGTGCCTCCTTGGATGGACGCTATGA
- a CDS encoding energy-coupling factor ABC transporter permease yields MHVPDGFIDAPVSVATGVVAAAAVAVSLRGARRELGDGLGGERTAPLAGLVAAFIFAVQMLNFPVAAGTSGHLLGGALAAILVGPCTGVLCVSVVLLMQGVLFADGGLTALGVNITDMAVVTTVVAYAVFRGLVKVLPRKRRSVTVASFVAALLSVPAAALAFTLIYALGGTADVSTGKVLTAMVGVHVLIGIGEAFITALTVGAVIAVRPDLVYGARGLSKPLELKVAPVAAPAAPGAPRPEPAATPAASEAAPTAPAEPQAAAPVPARRSAKRVWLAGVAAALICAGGVSYYASASPDGLEKVAHDQGIDKQEKDHAAKDSPLADYSVKDITDARLSGGLAGVIGVGATLAVGTGVFVVVRRRRDGADAAPTDDRTPEQV; encoded by the coding sequence ATGCATGTCCCCGACGGATTCATCGACGCACCGGTCTCGGTGGCCACCGGCGTGGTCGCCGCCGCCGCCGTCGCGGTCAGCCTGCGCGGCGCCCGCCGCGAGCTGGGCGACGGCCTCGGCGGCGAACGCACCGCGCCGCTCGCCGGCCTGGTAGCCGCGTTCATCTTCGCCGTACAGATGCTCAACTTCCCCGTCGCCGCCGGTACCAGCGGGCACCTCCTCGGCGGTGCCCTGGCGGCGATACTCGTCGGCCCCTGCACAGGGGTCCTCTGCGTCTCCGTCGTCCTCCTCATGCAGGGCGTCCTCTTCGCCGACGGCGGCCTCACCGCGCTCGGCGTCAACATCACCGACATGGCCGTCGTCACCACGGTGGTCGCGTACGCCGTCTTCCGCGGCCTGGTGAAGGTCCTGCCGCGCAAGCGCCGCTCCGTCACCGTCGCGAGCTTCGTGGCGGCCCTGCTCTCCGTCCCGGCGGCGGCCCTCGCCTTCACCCTGATCTACGCGCTGGGCGGCACCGCCGACGTCTCCACCGGCAAGGTGCTGACCGCCATGGTCGGCGTGCACGTCCTCATCGGCATCGGCGAGGCCTTCATCACCGCCCTCACCGTCGGCGCCGTGATCGCCGTACGGCCCGACCTCGTCTACGGCGCCCGCGGCCTCAGCAAGCCGCTCGAACTGAAGGTCGCCCCCGTCGCGGCCCCCGCGGCACCGGGCGCGCCGCGCCCCGAGCCCGCCGCCACCCCCGCCGCGTCCGAGGCCGCCCCCACGGCCCCCGCCGAGCCGCAGGCCGCCGCGCCGGTGCCCGCCCGCCGCTCCGCCAAGCGCGTCTGGCTCGCCGGCGTGGCCGCCGCCCTGATCTGTGCCGGCGGCGTCAGCTACTACGCCTCCGCCAGCCCCGACGGCCTCGAGAAGGTCGCCCACGACCAGGGCATCGACAAGCAGGAGAAGGACCACGCCGCCAAGGACTCCCCGCTCGCCGACTACAGCGTCAAGGACATCACCGACGCCCGGCTCTCCGGCGGCCTGGCCGGCGTGATCGGCGTCGGCGCGACCCTGGCCGTCGGCACCGGCGTCTTCGTCGTCGTGCGCCGCCGCCGGGACGGCGCGGACGCGGCCCCCACCGACGACCGCACCCCCGAGCAGGTCTGA
- a CDS encoding MDR family MFS transporter, which produces MTSATTAAEAPSAPPALSRRRTNLVFVTIVLGMLLAALDQTIVSTALPTIVADLGGGGHMAWVVTAYLLAETVSTVLVGKFGDLFGRKIVFQLSAVVFVAGSVFAGLAGSMGMLVAARAVQGVGGGGLMVTAMALIADVIPLRERGKYQGALGAVFGVTTVVGPTLGGLFTDHASWRWCFYVNVPIAVVMVVMAARTVPVVRSAVRPMIDYAGIVLVALGSAGLVLGLEWGGNEYAWSSGVIIGLFAGSAALLAAFVFVELRAKEPMLPMHLFRNPVFTVCSVLSFIVGFAMLGAMTYLPTYLQYVDGVSATMSGVRTLPMVIGLLATSMLSGVVVSRTGRYRLFPIAGTGVMALGLYLMSTMGRDTGVWLESLYMFVLGLGIGLAMQVLTIAVQNTVSYHELGSATSGVTFFRTLGSSFGTAIFGTLYSGQLEPNLKEALAKVPGVPPEAAQSPQGLHALPAAQARPVIDAYAETVDHVFQWVVPVALLGFLVAWFLKEVPLRDSARAAAGDMGDGFGAPDTADRDRQLERAVAAVMRTAKGRPVSRQLLADSGSTLSPAQAWALGQVHWRAKLRGGASLDSVAVAHRMPPDVLDPVFDHTVAAGFLTRDGDALALTPAGRTEIDRLGAAWRRWLDAHLEDWDITDPEDRASLDRALDTMAARLLEEGEGAQERTAV; this is translated from the coding sequence ATGACATCGGCCACCACCGCCGCGGAGGCTCCGTCCGCGCCGCCCGCGCTCAGCCGCCGCCGTACGAACCTCGTCTTCGTCACGATCGTGCTCGGCATGCTGCTCGCGGCACTGGACCAGACGATCGTCTCCACCGCGCTGCCGACGATCGTCGCCGACCTGGGCGGCGGCGGGCACATGGCGTGGGTGGTGACCGCCTATCTGCTGGCGGAGACGGTCTCGACGGTCCTGGTCGGCAAGTTCGGTGACCTCTTCGGGCGGAAGATCGTCTTTCAGCTGAGCGCGGTGGTCTTCGTCGCCGGGTCGGTGTTCGCCGGGCTCGCGGGCAGCATGGGGATGCTGGTGGCGGCCCGCGCGGTCCAGGGCGTGGGCGGCGGCGGGCTCATGGTCACGGCCATGGCCCTGATCGCGGACGTCATCCCGCTGCGCGAGCGCGGCAAGTACCAGGGCGCGCTGGGCGCGGTCTTCGGCGTGACGACGGTGGTCGGGCCGACGCTGGGCGGGCTCTTCACCGACCACGCGTCGTGGCGCTGGTGCTTCTACGTCAACGTCCCGATCGCGGTCGTGATGGTGGTGATGGCCGCCCGGACCGTTCCCGTCGTACGGTCCGCGGTCCGGCCGATGATCGACTACGCCGGCATCGTGCTGGTGGCGCTGGGCTCCGCCGGGCTGGTGCTGGGGCTGGAGTGGGGCGGCAACGAGTACGCCTGGAGCTCGGGCGTGATCATCGGGCTGTTCGCGGGCTCGGCGGCGCTGCTGGCCGCGTTCGTCTTCGTGGAGCTGCGGGCCAAGGAGCCGATGCTCCCGATGCACCTCTTCCGCAATCCGGTCTTCACGGTCTGCTCGGTGCTCTCCTTCATCGTCGGTTTCGCGATGCTCGGCGCGATGACGTACCTGCCGACGTACCTCCAGTACGTGGACGGGGTCTCGGCGACCATGTCGGGCGTGCGGACGCTGCCGATGGTGATCGGCCTGCTGGCCACCTCGATGCTGTCCGGCGTCGTCGTCAGCCGGACCGGGCGGTACCGGCTCTTCCCGATCGCGGGCACCGGCGTGATGGCGCTCGGGCTGTACCTGATGTCGACGATGGGCAGGGACACCGGCGTCTGGCTGGAGTCGCTGTACATGTTCGTGCTCGGCCTGGGGATCGGGCTGGCGATGCAGGTGCTGACCATCGCGGTGCAGAACACCGTCTCGTACCACGAGCTGGGCTCGGCGACCTCGGGCGTGACCTTCTTCCGTACGCTCGGCTCCTCCTTCGGTACCGCGATCTTCGGCACCCTCTACAGCGGGCAGCTGGAGCCGAACCTGAAGGAGGCGCTGGCGAAGGTGCCCGGCGTGCCGCCCGAGGCCGCGCAGAGTCCGCAGGGCCTGCACGCGCTGCCCGCCGCGCAGGCCCGGCCGGTGATCGACGCGTACGCCGAGACCGTCGACCACGTCTTCCAGTGGGTGGTGCCGGTCGCGCTGCTCGGCTTCCTGGTGGCGTGGTTCCTCAAGGAGGTGCCGCTGCGGGACAGCGCGCGGGCCGCGGCGGGCGACATGGGCGACGGCTTCGGCGCGCCGGACACCGCGGACCGGGACCGGCAGCTGGAGCGGGCGGTGGCGGCGGTCATGCGGACGGCGAAGGGGCGGCCGGTCAGCCGGCAGCTGCTCGCCGACTCCGGGAGCACGCTGAGCCCGGCGCAGGCGTGGGCGCTGGGCCAGGTGCACTGGCGGGCCAAGCTGCGGGGCGGTGCCTCGCTGGACTCGGTGGCGGTGGCGCACCGGATGCCGCCGGACGTACTGGACCCGGTGTTCGACCACACGGTGGCGGCCGGGTTCCTCACCCGGGACGGCGACGCGCTGGCGCTCACCCCGGCGGGGCGGACGGAGATCGACCGGCTGGGTGCGGCCTGGCGGCGGTGGCTCGACGCCCATCTGGAGGACTGGGACATCACCGACCCCGAGGACCGGGCCAGCCTGGACCGGGCGCTGGACACCATGGCGGCGCGGCTTCTGGAGGAGGGTGAGGGTGCGCAGGAGCGTACGGCCGTCTGA